A window of the Acidimicrobiales bacterium genome harbors these coding sequences:
- the gltA gene encoding NADPH-dependent glutamate synthase, producing MYRIARRELLNDVTFCWDVEAPDVAQSAEPGQFVMVRLHDGSERIPLTVADFDRRAGTVTVVVQALGRSTVEMRDRYAEGDSIADFVGPLGMPAEIEPVSDGDTSPHVVLVGGGLGVAPIFPQVRAFAEAGHRVTAIVGFRSADLIFWEDRLSAFAEVVICTDDGSAGRPGLVTEALAGVIEADRPDLVVAIGPLPMMRACAEVTRPAAVTTRVSLNTIMVDATGMCGSCRVSVDGATRFACVEGPEFDAHGVDFDELVNRQRRFKADELAAADDYEHRCQVEQTLFIDGKRTYKKLREIEPVKVPMPERDPGARSRTFDEVNLGYSLSEALREAERCLQCTRPTCISGCPVEIDIPRFIRHLLVKDVDGALAVIHESNVLPSVCGRVCPQESQCESQCVIAKRMEPVAIGRLERYVGDHGRPAAVEAATPAGRRVAVVGSGPAGLACASDLARDGVEVTVFEALHVAGGVLRYGIPSFRLPRDIIDRELAALEQHGVRIETDQVVGRTFTVEQLLSDRGFDAVFLAVGAGAPSFLGIPGENAGRVVSANEFLTRVNLMGGDRFPEVDTPVGIGDDVIVIGAGNTAMDCLRTAKRLGAKRVRCVYRRTRDEAPARAEELRHAEEEGIEFSFLESPVEILTDPAGDVRGMVIERMELGEPDERGRRRPTATGERLEHECDTVIVALGTNANPIVTQTTPGLELDQRGYIAADPVSQATSLPGVFAGGDIVTGGATVILAMGAGRRAAAAISRYLSGEAVRGEEVTGEEAVAVETGEVDAALTGNTCPRCRRASADGVDDGAICCAGDRLSWRCTSCSKRSEGFAFPYGSCPACGGKLVIIHGAELRVGDDDAAAHEAVRRAMEIELGGRDFYSVAAEQAEDPGLQALFAQLAEMEREHLETLVERYHLQPPDTAQAGLRPAFDRVERAPRPDDPLDLLELAISLERRAEAYFAGNVDEAETPAAAQLYRELAAEEAEHVDLLTTELAARRRGRVGMLG from the coding sequence ATGTATCGCATCGCCAGACGTGAACTCCTCAACGACGTGACCTTCTGTTGGGACGTCGAAGCCCCCGATGTCGCCCAGTCGGCTGAGCCCGGCCAGTTCGTGATGGTCCGCCTGCACGACGGGTCCGAGCGGATCCCACTGACGGTCGCCGACTTCGACCGCCGCGCTGGGACGGTGACCGTGGTGGTGCAGGCGCTCGGTCGCTCGACCGTGGAGATGCGCGACCGCTACGCCGAGGGAGACTCGATCGCCGACTTCGTTGGTCCGCTCGGAATGCCGGCCGAGATCGAACCCGTCTCGGACGGCGACACCTCCCCGCATGTGGTGCTGGTCGGTGGAGGATTGGGAGTGGCGCCGATCTTTCCGCAGGTGCGGGCGTTCGCCGAGGCCGGTCACCGGGTCACCGCCATCGTCGGCTTCCGCTCCGCCGACCTCATCTTCTGGGAGGATCGTCTGTCGGCGTTTGCCGAGGTGGTGATCTGCACCGACGACGGGTCGGCGGGCCGGCCGGGGCTGGTCACCGAGGCGCTGGCCGGTGTGATCGAGGCGGATCGACCGGACCTGGTCGTTGCGATCGGTCCGCTCCCGATGATGCGCGCCTGTGCCGAGGTCACCCGACCGGCCGCCGTCACCACGAGGGTGTCACTCAACACGATCATGGTCGACGCCACCGGCATGTGCGGATCGTGTCGGGTGTCGGTCGACGGGGCCACTCGGTTCGCCTGTGTCGAAGGCCCGGAGTTCGACGCCCACGGGGTCGACTTCGACGAGCTCGTGAACCGGCAGCGGCGATTCAAGGCCGACGAGCTGGCGGCGGCAGACGACTACGAGCATCGCTGCCAGGTCGAGCAGACGCTCTTCATCGACGGCAAGCGGACCTACAAGAAGTTGCGTGAGATCGAGCCGGTGAAGGTGCCGATGCCTGAACGCGACCCCGGTGCTCGGTCTCGCACCTTCGACGAGGTCAATCTCGGCTATTCGTTGTCGGAAGCACTTCGTGAAGCCGAGCGCTGCCTCCAGTGCACCCGTCCGACCTGCATTTCGGGCTGTCCGGTCGAGATCGACATTCCCCGATTCATCCGTCACCTGTTGGTGAAGGACGTCGACGGCGCGCTGGCCGTCATCCACGAGTCGAACGTGCTGCCATCGGTCTGCGGCCGAGTGTGCCCTCAGGAATCGCAGTGTGAGAGCCAGTGCGTGATCGCCAAGCGCATGGAGCCGGTCGCCATCGGGCGATTGGAACGCTATGTCGGTGACCACGGGCGACCGGCCGCCGTCGAGGCGGCGACGCCGGCGGGTCGACGGGTCGCGGTCGTCGGCTCGGGGCCAGCCGGACTCGCCTGTGCCTCCGACCTGGCGCGTGACGGCGTCGAGGTGACGGTCTTCGAGGCCCTGCATGTCGCCGGTGGCGTGCTCCGCTACGGCATCCCGTCGTTCCGCCTTCCGCGCGACATCATCGATCGCGAGCTGGCGGCCCTCGAGCAACACGGCGTGCGAATCGAGACCGACCAGGTGGTCGGGCGCACGTTCACGGTCGAGCAGTTGCTGTCCGATCGCGGTTTCGATGCCGTGTTTCTCGCCGTCGGTGCCGGGGCCCCGAGCTTCCTCGGGATCCCGGGCGAGAACGCCGGTCGGGTCGTCAGCGCCAATGAGTTCCTGACCCGCGTGAACCTCATGGGCGGTGATCGATTCCCCGAAGTCGATACGCCCGTCGGCATCGGTGATGACGTCATCGTCATCGGTGCCGGCAACACGGCGATGGACTGCCTCCGCACCGCAAAGCGTCTTGGCGCCAAGCGAGTCCGGTGCGTCTACCGTCGCACGCGGGACGAGGCACCGGCACGGGCCGAAGAGCTTCGCCACGCCGAGGAAGAGGGCATCGAGTTCTCGTTCCTCGAGTCGCCCGTCGAGATCCTCACCGATCCCGCTGGTGACGTCCGCGGCATGGTGATCGAGCGAATGGAACTCGGTGAACCCGATGAGCGAGGGCGTCGTCGCCCGACCGCGACCGGCGAACGGCTCGAGCACGAGTGTGACACGGTGATCGTCGCCCTTGGTACGAACGCTAACCCGATCGTCACCCAGACCACGCCGGGGCTCGAGCTGGATCAGCGGGGCTACATCGCCGCCGATCCGGTGTCGCAGGCCACCAGCCTCCCGGGCGTCTTCGCCGGCGGCGACATCGTCACCGGGGGAGCGACGGTGATCCTGGCCATGGGCGCCGGACGCCGAGCTGCCGCAGCGATCTCCCGCTATCTGTCGGGCGAGGCGGTCAGGGGCGAGGAGGTCACGGGCGAGGAGGCGGTCGCCGTCGAGACGGGCGAGGTGGATGCTGCACTCACGGGGAACACCTGCCCCCGATGTCGGCGCGCCTCGGCGGACGGTGTCGACGACGGGGCAATCTGCTGTGCCGGCGATCGATTGTCGTGGCGGTGCACCAGCTGCTCCAAGCGGAGCGAGGGCTTCGCGTTCCCCTATGGCAGCTGCCCGGCGTGCGGTGGCAAGCTCGTCATCATTCACGGGGCAGAGCTGCGGGTGGGGGACGACGACGCGGCGGCCCACGAGGCGGTCCGCCGAGCGATGGAGATCGAACTGGGTGGCCGCGACTTCTACTCGGTCGCCGCCGAGCAGGCCGAGGACCCAGGGCTGCAGGCCCTGTTCGCGCAGTTGGCCGAGATGGAACGAGAACACCTCGAGACGCTCGTCGAGCGCTATCACCTGCAGCCCCCCGACACGGCGCAAGCCGGTTTGCGCCCGGCATTCGACCGGGTCGAACGGGCGCCTCGGCCCGACGATCCACTTGATCTGCTCGAACTGGCCATCTCGCTCGAGCGACGGGCCGAGGCCTACTTCGCCGGCAATGTCGACGAGGCCGAGACACCGGCGGCAGCCCAGCTCTACCGAGAACTCGCAGCCGAGGAGGCTGAGCACGTCGATCTGCTCACCACGGAGCTGGCAGCGCGGCGGCGGGGCCGGGTGGGGATGCTGGGCTGA
- a CDS encoding SRPBCC domain-containing protein — translation MSEEQRSIELEVDVVGTPEEVWRAIATGPGISSWYVPHVVEEREGGAATASFGPEPEMQIPGRVRVWEPLRRIVFDGGDADEGLAFEWLVEARDSGSCVVRLVNTGFATGEEWDDHYNGMTEGWKLFLSNLQLHLAHFGGQTATAMLPMASWAGPPAEAWARMLDRLGLSDELAAGDRIEVDGPDTPPLAGVVVEREARRMTVLVDAPAPGTAFIAAEGTGDQIMMSVWSYLYGDDGAAAVERDEPMWRNLLAGGATS, via the coding sequence ATGAGCGAAGAGCAGCGTTCCATCGAACTCGAGGTCGATGTCGTCGGCACGCCCGAGGAGGTGTGGCGGGCCATTGCGACCGGGCCGGGCATCTCGTCGTGGTACGTCCCACACGTCGTCGAAGAGCGAGAGGGTGGAGCGGCCACCGCCTCGTTCGGGCCCGAACCCGAGATGCAGATTCCGGGCCGGGTACGAGTGTGGGAGCCGCTACGGCGGATTGTGTTCGACGGCGGCGACGCCGACGAGGGGTTGGCGTTCGAGTGGCTGGTCGAGGCACGCGACAGCGGATCGTGCGTCGTGCGGCTGGTCAACACGGGATTCGCCACCGGCGAGGAGTGGGACGACCACTACAACGGCATGACCGAGGGCTGGAAGCTCTTCCTGTCGAACCTTCAACTGCACCTCGCCCACTTCGGCGGGCAGACCGCCACGGCCATGCTCCCGATGGCGTCGTGGGCCGGACCACCGGCCGAGGCGTGGGCAAGGATGCTCGACCGGCTCGGGCTCAGCGACGAGCTGGCCGCCGGCGACCGGATCGAGGTCGACGGCCCCGACACGCCACCGCTCGCGGGTGTGGTCGTCGAGCGTGAGGCGCGCCGGATGACGGTGCTGGTCGACGCTCCGGCGCCGGGCACGGCCTTCATCGCCGCCGAAGGCACCGGTGACCAGATCATGATGTCGGTCTGGTCCTACCTCTATGGCGACGACGGCGCGGCGGCCGTCGAGCGAGACGAGCCCATGTGGAGGAACCTGCTCGCCGGCGGTGCGACATCATGA
- a CDS encoding helix-turn-helix domain-containing protein, protein MLDVEVIDEPAAVATVLDSQRARILAELAQPGSATTVAAAIGASRQKVNYHLRALEACGLVRLVEERPRRGLMERFVQATAEAYVVSPDVLGTGSVDPDRTDRLSSRYLIAVAARMVREVAELARRADAAEQPLATLSIDTELRFASAADRADFTRDLADAVTALAAKYHDEAAADGRWHRLVVAAHPMVPGAPSGAAHANTPTPDNATPESDEAQP, encoded by the coding sequence ATGCTCGATGTCGAGGTCATCGATGAACCGGCCGCAGTGGCAACAGTGCTCGACTCACAGCGGGCGCGCATCCTGGCCGAGCTGGCACAACCCGGGTCGGCAACGACGGTCGCCGCGGCGATCGGGGCCAGTCGCCAGAAGGTGAACTACCACCTCCGAGCGCTCGAAGCGTGCGGTCTCGTCCGGTTGGTGGAAGAGCGACCCCGACGAGGCTTGATGGAGCGGTTCGTGCAGGCCACCGCCGAGGCCTACGTGGTGTCGCCCGACGTGCTGGGCACCGGCTCGGTCGACCCCGATCGCACCGACCGGCTGTCATCTCGCTACCTGATCGCGGTGGCAGCCCGCATGGTGCGCGAAGTCGCCGAGCTGGCCCGCCGGGCCGACGCTGCCGAGCAGCCACTGGCCACGCTGTCGATCGATACCGAGTTGCGGTTCGCCTCGGCGGCCGATCGGGCCGACTTCACTCGCGACCTGGCCGACGCCGTGACGGCGCTGGCCGCCAAGTACCACGACGAGGCCGCAGCGGACGGGCGTTGGCATCGCCTGGTCGTTGCGGCCCATCCGATGGTGCCCGGCGCGCCGTCCGGCGCGGCACACGCAAACACTCCGACTCCAGACAACGCGACCCCGGAAAGCGACGAGGCACAACCATGA
- a CDS encoding VOC family protein, with protein sequence MITNVSLISVWVTDQDEALAFYTDVLGFEVGDDLTLGPDFRWLTVRHPSQPELHLHLTTPGKPLPDDLIEAMRRAQAEGGLPGVGLTVDDCRQTHRELVAKGVEFLQEPQDRPYGVEALMRDNSGNWIVLVEPKPYTDADFDGVDMG encoded by the coding sequence ATGATCACCAACGTTTCCCTCATCAGCGTCTGGGTCACCGACCAAGACGAAGCACTGGCCTTCTACACCGATGTGCTCGGTTTCGAGGTCGGCGACGACCTCACACTCGGCCCCGACTTTCGCTGGCTGACGGTCCGCCACCCCAGCCAACCCGAGCTGCACCTGCACCTGACCACGCCAGGCAAGCCGCTGCCCGACGACCTGATCGAGGCCATGCGGCGAGCGCAGGCCGAGGGCGGCCTGCCGGGCGTCGGACTGACCGTCGATGATTGCCGCCAGACCCACCGTGAGCTCGTGGCGAAGGGGGTCGAGTTCCTTCAGGAGCCGCAGGATCGCCCGTACGGCGTCGAGGCGCTCATGCGTGACAACTCCGGCAACTGGATCGTGCTGGTCGAGCCCAAGCCCTACACCGACGCCGACTTCGACGGCGTCGACATGGGTTGA
- a CDS encoding AraC family transcriptional regulator, giving the protein MSTPPTRAPDHLLVSLRRAKDHADRHFAEPVDLDQLAAIAGISKFHFHRLFAATYGLTPAAYVSERRIERAQDLLRATNLTVTEICFAVGFSSLGSFSTRFREIVGETPRQFQQRYAGGAPRIPGCQLFMWGLVERRSASEEKSSDDPGS; this is encoded by the coding sequence ATGTCGACACCACCGACGCGAGCACCCGACCATCTCTTGGTCTCGCTTCGACGAGCCAAGGATCATGCCGATCGCCACTTCGCCGAGCCGGTCGATCTCGACCAGCTCGCGGCCATCGCCGGCATTTCCAAGTTCCACTTCCACCGGTTGTTTGCCGCAACCTATGGGTTGACGCCGGCCGCGTACGTGTCCGAGCGGCGCATCGAGCGAGCGCAGGACCTTCTGCGAGCCACGAACCTGACGGTGACCGAGATCTGCTTCGCCGTCGGGTTCTCGAGTCTCGGATCGTTCAGTACCCGGTTCCGTGAGATCGTCGGTGAGACACCCCGGCAGTTCCAGCAGCGATACGCCGGCGGAGCGCCGCGCATCCCGGGATGCCAGTTGTTCATGTGGGGGCTGGTCGAACGCAGGTCCGCAAGCGAGGAGAAGTCTTCCGACGATCCCGGCTCCTAG
- a CDS encoding cytochrome P450, with protein sequence MTDTMPETDVDATVDPAPVATRPLPIIGDSPEGTDGWERTPYRAEDYGPVNDWATDFDHARPEYNPVAPDVWTALREGGCPVAHSDRYGGMWAPLTHETVNEVAYDTTRFTSRAVVVSHTRPGDLALPAPIGVAPPITSDPPFHAEARRMLLPAFAPKKIADWEDEIRALCQGLLDDMGEIEPGTTIIDGAIQYAQHIPVAVIGRMLGLPAEDDDFFRHVVHQVLETINQDPRERTDQDRPLDAYLDRIIQEHIDDPRDDLISYLLDIELGGNKLAPEHVRGTIILLLVAGIDTTWSAIGSSLWHFAQHPEDRQHLRDHPEQFDFALEELLRFYAPVTMARLVAEDTDFHGCPMKKDDWVLLPFPAANRDPEQFERADEFVIDREQNRHGAFGLGIHRCLGSNLARLEMKVAIQEFLARFPDFELAGETSWSVGQVRGPRVMPLRVL encoded by the coding sequence ATGACTGACACCATGCCAGAGACCGACGTCGACGCGACCGTCGACCCCGCTCCAGTGGCCACGCGCCCGCTGCCGATCATCGGCGACTCGCCGGAAGGAACCGACGGCTGGGAACGCACGCCCTACCGGGCCGAGGACTACGGGCCGGTCAACGACTGGGCCACCGATTTCGACCACGCCCGCCCGGAATACAACCCGGTGGCACCCGATGTTTGGACCGCACTCCGTGAAGGTGGGTGCCCCGTCGCCCACTCCGATCGCTACGGCGGTATGTGGGCGCCGCTCACTCACGAGACGGTCAACGAGGTCGCCTACGACACCACCCGCTTTACCAGCCGAGCCGTGGTCGTCAGCCACACGAGGCCCGGCGACCTTGCGCTTCCGGCACCGATCGGTGTTGCGCCCCCGATCACGAGCGACCCGCCGTTCCACGCCGAGGCCCGCCGAATGCTGCTCCCGGCCTTCGCTCCGAAGAAGATCGCCGACTGGGAAGACGAGATCCGGGCGCTGTGCCAGGGGCTACTCGACGACATGGGTGAGATCGAACCCGGCACCACGATCATCGATGGTGCGATCCAGTACGCCCAGCACATCCCCGTGGCCGTGATCGGTCGCATGCTCGGCCTGCCCGCAGAGGACGACGACTTCTTCCGTCACGTCGTGCATCAGGTGCTCGAGACGATCAACCAGGATCCGCGTGAGCGCACCGACCAGGATCGCCCGCTCGACGCCTACCTCGATCGGATCATCCAGGAACACATCGATGATCCCCGCGACGACCTGATCAGCTACCTGCTCGACATCGAACTCGGCGGCAACAAGCTGGCGCCCGAGCACGTGCGGGGCACGATCATCCTGCTGCTGGTCGCCGGCATCGACACCACGTGGTCGGCCATCGGCTCGTCACTGTGGCACTTCGCTCAGCACCCCGAGGACCGCCAGCACCTGCGGGACCATCCCGAGCAGTTCGACTTCGCGCTCGAGGAGCTGTTGCGCTTCTACGCACCGGTCACGATGGCCCGACTCGTCGCCGAGGACACCGACTTCCACGGCTGTCCGATGAAGAAGGACGACTGGGTGCTGCTGCCGTTCCCGGCGGCCAACCGCGATCCCGAACAGTTCGAACGGGCCGACGAGTTCGTGATCGACCGGGAGCAGAATCGACACGGCGCCTTCGGCCTCGGCATCCATCGCTGCCTCGGCTCGAACCTGGCCCGGCTCGAGATGAAGGTCGCGATCCAGGAGTTCCTCGCCCGGTTCCCCGACTTCGAGCTGGCCGGCGAGACCTCGTGGTCGGTCGGCCAGGTTCGCGGCCCGCGGGTGATGCCACTCCGTGTCCTTTGA
- a CDS encoding GNAT family protein has protein sequence MDAYWLLSSARGRGVATRACVTATNWAHRMGIHRIQLQHSTENLASRLVAKRAGFVEEGVRRGANLHDDGWHDMVMHAHLATDDP, from the coding sequence ATCGATGCCTACTGGCTCCTTTCCTCCGCTCGCGGCCGTGGTGTTGCCACCCGGGCCTGCGTCACTGCCACGAACTGGGCGCACCGAATGGGAATCCACCGGATCCAACTCCAACACTCGACCGAGAATCTCGCCTCCCGACTCGTCGCAAAGCGGGCAGGGTTCGTCGAGGAAGGAGTGCGCCGAGGAGCCAACCTCCACGACGACGGATGGCACGACATGGTGATGCACGCACACCTGGCGACGGACGATCCCTGA
- a CDS encoding ATP-binding protein, giving the protein MADGLATSRLQLTIEADTAQLVHMRDRLRRWLARHGQPADDWLLVANELCTNSMAVSTDPIEIIMTLDAGEVVLEVTDTGPGFVLDLVNPLTTSTRRRGLWIVDQLTHRLAVAHREGRTTVIAARTLAG; this is encoded by the coding sequence GTGGCGGACGGCCTGGCCACCTCCCGCTTGCAGCTCACGATCGAGGCGGACACCGCGCAACTTGTTCACATGCGTGACCGATTGCGACGGTGGCTCGCTCGACACGGTCAGCCCGCCGACGACTGGCTGCTGGTGGCGAACGAACTCTGCACGAACTCGATGGCGGTCTCCACCGACCCGATCGAGATCATCATGACGCTGGACGCTGGCGAAGTGGTGCTCGAAGTCACAGACACCGGTCCAGGCTTCGTGCTCGACCTCGTCAACCCGCTCACGACCTCGACGCGACGTCGAGGCCTCTGGATCGTCGACCAGCTCACCCATCGGCTCGCCGTTGCTCACCGAGAAGGACGAACGACGGTCATCGCCGCTCGAACCCTCGCGGGCTGA
- a CDS encoding sugar phosphate isomerase/epimerase family protein, protein MSTPRLCLNSSTLSNQSLGIVAEVEIAAEAGFSRVELWLPSIHAYVDAGGSLDDFRRRVDDLGIVVENGIGFAAWIVDDDDLRRAGLETARRDMEALATIGCRRIAAPPVGAVEGPVVATERIVERFDALATLGASFDVTPQLELWGFAGTLHHLDQVLDVVAQRSEPTGVLLDVFHLVRGGSGIDLTDVPSGARLEIFHVNDVPADIEADSLTDADRVLPGDGVAPLGELIRQLSARDDEVVLSLELFDRRHWDHDPRRTAAVACERLESLVGAV, encoded by the coding sequence GTGTCCACCCCGCGCCTCTGCCTCAACTCGAGCACGCTGTCGAACCAATCCCTGGGGATCGTCGCGGAAGTGGAGATTGCGGCGGAGGCCGGATTCTCCAGGGTTGAACTGTGGTTGCCGTCGATCCATGCCTACGTCGATGCGGGCGGCTCGCTCGACGACTTCCGTCGTCGAGTCGACGACCTCGGGATCGTGGTCGAGAACGGCATCGGGTTCGCCGCATGGATCGTCGATGACGACGACCTCCGCCGCGCCGGTCTCGAGACGGCTCGGCGAGACATGGAGGCCCTGGCCACGATCGGGTGTCGGCGGATTGCTGCGCCGCCCGTCGGCGCGGTCGAAGGGCCGGTCGTCGCGACCGAGCGCATCGTCGAGCGGTTCGATGCGCTGGCCACACTCGGCGCCTCGTTCGACGTGACCCCCCAACTCGAGTTGTGGGGCTTCGCCGGCACACTGCACCATTTGGACCAGGTGCTCGACGTCGTCGCCCAACGATCCGAACCGACCGGCGTCCTGCTCGACGTCTTCCATCTGGTGAGGGGCGGCAGCGGGATCGACCTCACCGACGTGCCGAGCGGGGCCCGGCTGGAGATCTTCCACGTGAACGATGTGCCCGCCGACATCGAAGCCGATTCGCTGACCGACGCCGATCGGGTGCTTCCGGGTGACGGAGTTGCTCCGCTCGGCGAGCTGATCAGGCAGCTGTCGGCCCGCGACGATGAGGTGGTGCTGTCGCTCGAACTGTTCGATCGCCGTCATTGGGATCACGATCCCCGCCGGACGGCGGCGGTGGCGTGCGAACGTCTCGAGTCACTCGTGGGGGCGGTATGA
- a CDS encoding cellulose synthase catalytic subunit — MSSSLLLRVQRRLLAFAAVLGTIAYLIWRVTTLDFGAPLQVFFLTLEFHAGLGFALFVFSVWDTDHLAPPDPRDDTPHRVAVCIATYNEDENVLLPTIAAAVALQPAHETWVLDDGDRPWVAAMAEQVGARYLTRTDRSHAKAGNLNNAFAVINADLYAILDADHIPTTNFLRHTLGYFDDPSVALVQTPQDFYNTDSFEHIGDYSEEALFYRVIQPGKNRWDAAFWCGTSAIVRGDAMRSIGGAATESVTEDLLTTIKLHRHGWRTVFHNEVLARGLAPASYREFLVQRMRWATGAMQILRSRENPWRGRGLKLTQRLAYTASLSGWFEGLRSIGYLLLAIAVVLTGASPVGVDVVTFLLANLGLLVLSTTAQITAGNGRHRPLPALLFEFLRLPMSVHALRQLVLGSHASFQVTPKGRAGDERSTPPLPGLLVGLAMFAGAALLVYAMSATDLIAGPTGRHVDVAAAVLVAHLIVISVAARRIRRDNFGDERRRARRFSRELRFHAGATQGLLRNPSTTGAHIAGRAMTSRETLSVATREGLVNVRCWITPDGFGGSTVEFVPGQFRALAILARTIYGELQDMPIMDAPHHPRSPVPGRQATVEERSSDARPAPERPGSERLLLERLVAERAIDPTTGRPVERRSSAPPPTHRSFDRRSLSTPRKASSEAEHSA; from the coding sequence GTGAGCAGTTCCCTTCTGCTCAGGGTGCAACGACGGCTGCTCGCCTTCGCTGCGGTCCTTGGCACGATCGCATATCTGATCTGGCGTGTGACGACGCTCGACTTCGGCGCGCCACTGCAGGTGTTCTTCCTCACCCTCGAGTTCCATGCCGGTCTCGGATTCGCTCTGTTCGTGTTCTCGGTGTGGGACACCGACCACCTGGCCCCACCCGATCCTCGGGATGACACTCCTCACCGGGTCGCGGTGTGCATCGCAACGTACAACGAGGACGAGAACGTCCTGCTGCCGACGATCGCAGCCGCCGTTGCGCTCCAACCTGCGCACGAAACCTGGGTGCTCGATGACGGCGACCGCCCCTGGGTGGCGGCGATGGCGGAGCAGGTCGGTGCCCGCTACCTGACCCGGACCGATCGGTCCCACGCCAAGGCCGGCAACCTCAACAACGCGTTCGCCGTGATCAACGCCGACCTCTACGCCATCCTCGACGCCGATCACATTCCGACGACGAACTTCCTCCGCCACACCCTGGGCTATTTCGATGACCCCTCGGTGGCGCTGGTGCAGACGCCGCAGGACTTCTACAACACCGACTCGTTCGAGCACATCGGCGACTACAGCGAAGAGGCGCTCTTCTATCGGGTGATCCAGCCGGGCAAGAACCGCTGGGATGCGGCGTTCTGGTGTGGCACGTCGGCCATCGTTCGCGGCGATGCCATGCGTTCCATCGGTGGTGCGGCCACCGAATCGGTCACCGAGGATCTGCTCACCACGATCAAGCTCCATCGCCACGGCTGGCGCACGGTCTTCCACAACGAGGTGCTCGCCCGAGGTCTTGCCCCGGCGTCGTATCGGGAGTTCCTGGTGCAGCGGATGCGGTGGGCGACCGGTGCCATGCAAATCCTTCGGAGCAGGGAGAACCCGTGGCGAGGTCGAGGCCTGAAGCTGACCCAACGGTTGGCGTACACGGCGTCGCTCAGCGGCTGGTTCGAGGGCCTCCGCTCGATCGGCTATCTGCTGCTCGCGATCGCCGTCGTGTTGACCGGTGCCAGTCCGGTCGGTGTCGATGTCGTCACGTTCTTGCTCGCCAACCTCGGGTTGCTCGTCCTGTCGACGACCGCCCAGATCACCGCAGGCAACGGCCGCCACCGACCCCTGCCCGCGCTGTTGTTCGAGTTCCTGCGGCTGCCGATGAGCGTCCACGCCCTCCGTCAGCTCGTGCTCGGCAGTCACGCGTCGTTCCAGGTGACGCCGAAGGGCCGGGCGGGTGATGAGCGATCAACGCCACCGCTCCCGGGCCTTTTGGTCGGATTGGCCATGTTCGCCGGTGCGGCGCTCCTGGTCTATGCGATGAGCGCCACGGATCTGATCGCCGGACCGACGGGTCGGCACGTCGACGTCGCCGCTGCAGTGCTCGTTGCCCATCTGATCGTGATCTCGGTCGCGGCCCGGCGGATTCGCCGCGACAACTTCGGTGACGAGCGCCGTCGCGCCCGACGCTTCTCCCGCGAACTCCGCTTCCACGCTGGCGCAACGCAGGGCCTACTTCGCAATCCGTCGACGACCGGTGCCCACATCGCCGGCCGGGCGATGACGTCTCGGGAGACCCTGTCGGTGGCGACACGAGAGGGTCTGGTCAACGTCCGTTGCTGGATCACCCCGGACGGTTTCGGAGGATCGACGGTCGAGTTCGTTCCCGGCCAGTTCCGGGCCCTGGCGATCCTCGCCCGAACCATCTATGGCGAGCTCCAGGACATGCCGATCATGGACGCTCCGCATCATCCCCGATCGCCGGTCCCCGGAAGGCAGGCCACGGTGGAGGAACGGTCCAGCGACGCTCGACCAGCTCCGGAGCGGCCGGGTTCAGAACGTTTGCTCCTCGAACGTCTCGTGGCCGAGCGAGCGATCGATCCGACGACGGGGCGGCCCGTGGAGCGACGCAGCTCCGCACCACCGCCGACGCACCGCAGCTTCGACCGCCGTTCGTTGTCGACGCCGAGAAAAGCCAGTTCAGAGGCCGAGCACTCGGCATAG